The Acidobacteriota bacterium genome includes a region encoding these proteins:
- a CDS encoding inositol-3-phosphate synthase: MIEKGAPIAEPKGKLGVLLVGMGAVTTTFIAGVEAIKKGLAKPIGSLTQMGTIRLGKRTEGRSPLIKDFVPLADLNDLVFGTWDIFEENAYDAAMHAGVLEKELLLQLKPQLSKVKPRPAVFDQEYVKRLHGTHVKKGKTKMELAKQLMGDIADFKKKNKCSRVVMIWCASTEVFLKQHPVHKTLASFEKAMQENHKAIAPSMIYAYAALKSGVGFANGAPNLTVDIPALTALAEQQNLPICGKDFKTGQTLMKTLVAPGLKARMLGLHGWYSTNILGNRDGEVLDDPGSFKTKEESKLSVLEYILQPEVYPDLYSDFSHLVRINYYPPRGDNKEGWDNIDIFGWLGYPMQIKIDFLCRDSILAAPIVLDLALFMDLAQRTGMRGIQEWLSFYFKSPMCAPQLYPEHDLFIQLMKLKNTLRHLRGEELITHLGLEYYD, translated from the coding sequence ATGATCGAAAAAGGAGCGCCGATTGCCGAGCCGAAAGGCAAGCTCGGAGTTTTGCTGGTTGGGATGGGAGCCGTCACAACCACGTTTATCGCCGGAGTCGAAGCCATCAAAAAAGGCTTGGCGAAACCCATTGGCAGTTTGACGCAAATGGGAACGATCCGATTGGGCAAACGCACGGAAGGCCGCAGCCCGCTGATCAAAGACTTCGTCCCACTGGCCGATTTGAACGATCTGGTGTTCGGCACTTGGGACATTTTTGAGGAAAACGCCTACGACGCGGCAATGCACGCAGGCGTGCTGGAAAAAGAGTTGCTGCTGCAATTGAAGCCGCAACTTTCCAAAGTCAAACCGAGGCCTGCCGTATTCGATCAGGAATACGTCAAACGGTTACACGGCACACACGTCAAAAAAGGCAAAACCAAAATGGAGTTGGCAAAGCAGTTGATGGGCGATATTGCTGATTTCAAAAAGAAAAACAAATGCTCGCGAGTGGTGATGATCTGGTGTGCTTCGACCGAAGTCTTTCTCAAACAGCACCCAGTCCACAAAACGCTGGCCAGTTTTGAAAAGGCGATGCAGGAAAACCATAAAGCCATCGCGCCTTCGATGATTTACGCCTACGCGGCGCTGAAATCCGGCGTTGGATTCGCAAACGGAGCGCCCAATCTGACGGTGGATATTCCTGCGTTGACTGCATTAGCCGAACAACAGAACCTGCCGATTTGCGGCAAGGATTTCAAAACCGGCCAGACGTTGATGAAAACCCTGGTCGCGCCCGGATTGAAAGCCAGAATGCTGGGACTGCATGGTTGGTATTCGACAAATATTCTGGGCAACCGCGACGGCGAAGTGCTGGACGATCCAGGTTCGTTCAAAACCAAAGAAGAATCCAAACTGTCAGTGCTGGAATATATTCTTCAACCGGAAGTCTACCCGGATTTGTATTCGGACTTTTCGCATCTGGTGCGCATTAACTACTACCCGCCGCGCGGCGACAACAAAGAGGGCTGGGACAACATAGACATCTTCGGATGGCTGGGCTACCCGATGCAGATCAAGATTGACTTCCTCTGCCGCGATTCAATTCTGGCTGCGCCGATTGTGTTGGATCTGGCGTTGTTTATGGATTTGGCGCAGCGCACAGGAATGCGCGGCATTCAGGAATGGCTGTCGTTTTACTTCAAATCGCCGATGTGTGCGCCGCAGCTTTACCCTGAACATGATCTGTTCATTCAGTTGATGAAGCTGAAGAACACTTTGCGGCATCTTCGCGGCGAAGAGCTGATCACGCACTTGGGATTGGAGTATTACGACTAA
- a CDS encoding SDR family oxidoreductase, which translates to MNVYSDLTALITGGASGIGLATARLLRQRGARVAIADVQASSGSETLVSLDDKFQRAIFIQANLAIPEEADRIVAETVAAFGQLNAVVNSAGIQRYGNAEQTSLELWQEVMAVNLTASFLVSRAAIPFLRQTGGGSIVNVGSVQSHVSQRGATAYVTSKHALLGLTRSMAVDYAHERIRVNCVCPGTVDTPMFRWTMSLDPNPNSVLQACEAMHPLARIAKPSEVAEVIAFLLTNAASFVTGTAIDVDGGVLALVGGAPKTDS; encoded by the coding sequence ATGAACGTTTATTCTGACCTGACAGCTCTCATCACAGGCGGTGCCAGCGGTATCGGATTGGCCACGGCCCGGCTATTGCGTCAGCGCGGCGCTCGCGTGGCTATCGCTGATGTTCAAGCTTCCTCTGGCTCTGAAACGCTGGTTTCGCTTGATGACAAATTCCAACGAGCCATTTTCATTCAAGCCAATCTGGCCATTCCCGAAGAAGCCGACCGCATTGTCGCGGAAACTGTTGCCGCGTTCGGCCAGCTCAATGCCGTCGTCAACAGCGCAGGCATTCAGCGATACGGTAACGCCGAGCAGACTTCGTTGGAATTGTGGCAGGAAGTGATGGCCGTAAACCTGACCGCATCCTTTCTGGTTTCGCGCGCGGCAATTCCCTTCCTGCGGCAAACCGGCGGAGGTTCCATTGTCAATGTCGGTTCCGTGCAATCACACGTTTCTCAGCGCGGCGCGACGGCCTATGTCACCAGCAAACATGCCTTGCTGGGACTGACACGCTCGATGGCGGTGGATTACGCCCACGAACGAATCCGCGTGAATTGTGTTTGTCCGGGAACCGTGGACACGCCGATGTTTCGTTGGACAATGTCGCTCGATCCCAATCCCAATTCCGTTCTCCAAGCCTGCGAAGCGATGCATCCGCTCGCCCGTATTGCCAAACCGTCGGAAGTCGCCGAAGTCATTGCCTTCCTATTGACCAATGCAGCGTCATTCGTCACTGGAACTGCGATTGATGTTGACGGTGGGGTGCTGGCGCTGGTTGGCGGCGCGCCCAAAACCGATTCTTGA
- a CDS encoding HAMP domain-containing histidine kinase gives MSKLKKFLRQNILWVGLIAVAIPLLAHLWLQYKSLSQLEATLPYQRKAYMRRYLSEVFRKVITTYEHRAEETLNVPHIAFHHTYPNPDYDPRKAIDFDIVKEHFTNHRFNGSRLQFVGIISGKLEPSYVTISFYDPVTNSFIYRGEDSKWSESMEQERSAAHAAAANWMAMIMTKSTPKSTALTVDERDPKYRIIVKPIVDENSHVVGVAGMFLDDDVFVNDYLSPAVAELTPGWFPDENKNVIVSVFDRDEKLIFANQQYEGKAYETGAVFQFVYTDWYMGIRMRNMTEEEWSRRYFLTNLAFSALTALVLIGGIVLALRTASRAMKLSQMKADFVSNVSHELRTPLASIRVFGEFLKMGRVTEQNKVSEYGEYIETESRRLTQLINNILDFSKIESGQKTYKFEQTDIEQVVIDTLRTFEVVLEQNGFSVNLERSQQPLPSVVIDQEAIAQAFINLLDNAVKYSGEANEINVTLGRQNDFVTISVRDQGIGISSEERDKVFEKFYRVGNVLVHDVKGSGLGLSIVKHIVEAHKGRVTVESELGKGSTFIIHLPVDDGSIAKPERKDDERTFGPTLEVSSQVSN, from the coding sequence ATGTCGAAGCTGAAAAAGTTTTTGCGGCAAAACATTCTTTGGGTGGGCTTGATCGCCGTGGCGATTCCCTTGCTGGCGCACCTCTGGCTGCAATACAAATCGCTTTCGCAATTGGAAGCGACGCTGCCCTATCAACGCAAAGCCTATATGCGCCGCTATCTGTCGGAGGTGTTCCGAAAAGTCATCACAACGTATGAACATCGGGCCGAAGAAACGCTCAATGTGCCGCATATCGCGTTTCATCATACGTATCCGAACCCGGATTATGACCCTCGCAAAGCGATAGATTTTGACATCGTCAAAGAGCACTTCACCAACCATCGTTTCAACGGCAGCCGTTTGCAATTCGTCGGCATCATCAGCGGAAAGCTGGAACCGTCCTATGTCACCATCAGTTTTTATGACCCTGTCACAAATTCTTTCATTTATCGCGGCGAAGACAGCAAGTGGAGCGAGTCAATGGAACAGGAACGCAGCGCCGCCCATGCCGCCGCCGCCAACTGGATGGCGATGATCATGACCAAGTCCACGCCGAAATCCACCGCATTGACCGTGGACGAACGCGATCCGAAATATCGCATCATCGTCAAACCCATTGTGGATGAAAACTCCCATGTGGTCGGGGTCGCCGGGATGTTTTTGGATGATGACGTGTTCGTCAATGATTACCTTTCTCCAGCGGTAGCGGAATTGACCCCTGGCTGGTTTCCCGACGAAAATAAAAATGTGATTGTTTCGGTATTTGATCGGGACGAAAAACTGATTTTCGCCAACCAGCAATACGAAGGAAAAGCTTACGAAACGGGGGCAGTGTTTCAGTTCGTTTACACCGACTGGTACATGGGCATCCGCATGCGGAACATGACCGAGGAGGAATGGAGCCGCAGATATTTTCTAACCAATCTGGCGTTTTCGGCTTTAACGGCGCTGGTTTTGATCGGAGGCATTGTGTTGGCGCTGAGAACGGCGTCGCGCGCAATGAAACTGTCACAAATGAAAGCAGATTTTGTTTCCAACGTCTCGCATGAACTGCGCACGCCGCTGGCTTCGATTCGCGTTTTCGGCGAGTTTTTGAAAATGGGCCGCGTCACCGAACAAAACAAAGTCAGTGAATACGGCGAATACATAGAAACCGAAAGCCGGCGGCTGACGCAGTTGATCAACAACATTCTGGATTTTTCCAAGATCGAGTCAGGCCAGAAAACATACAAGTTTGAGCAAACCGACATCGAACAGGTGGTCATTGACACGTTGCGAACATTTGAAGTCGTGCTGGAACAAAACGGATTCAGCGTCAATCTGGAACGGTCGCAACAACCGTTGCCATCTGTGGTGATTGATCAGGAAGCCATTGCGCAGGCCTTTATCAACTTGCTGGATAATGCGGTCAAATATTCCGGCGAAGCCAATGAGATCAATGTGACCCTGGGACGGCAGAACGATTTTGTGACGATCTCGGTGCGTGACCAGGGAATCGGCATTTCCAGCGAAGAACGCGACAAGGTGTTTGAGAAATTCTATCGGGTGGGCAATGTGTTGGTTCACGATGTGAAAGGTTCGGGGCTGGGATTGTCCATCGTCAAACACATCGTCGAAGCTCACAAAGGCAGAGTCACGGTCGAAAGCGAATTGGGCAAAGGCAGCACTTTCATCATTCACCTGCCGGTTGACGATGGCTCAATCGCCAAACCGGAACGAAAAGACGACGAACGGACTTTTGGCCCAACACTCGAAGTCAGCAGCCAGGTCAGCAACTGA
- a CDS encoding protein kinase, translated as MGEVYLAQDTRLGRKVAIKLLPSQFSQDKERLRRFEQEAFAASALNHPNIITIYEVGQANTEAGNCLFIVTEFIEGQTLRRKMAGGKIPVNDVLEIASQIASALSAAHNAGIIHRDLKPENLMIRPDGYVKMLDFGLAKLTESFSPDLTGGMFDTRIDSSEFRNYPEYATSVGDTTSMSASAEEQHTAEPPATSLKQTVPGVVMGTAQYMSPEQARGQRVDWRTDLFSFGIVLYEMLAGRAPFVGTSPKEIVAAILHNEPMPLSNYLPEIPESLEWIISKALVKDREERYQTAREMLNDFKRLQRRLDVERELSRSFIAPVEEIPGTTTEKNRIRPDSDKFSGNTTQELNLATGVIKQSSGLFAHLSGKGPKNRFVNPLFIALALTTLLAVTFSIYTYLSSRKTVRTPFQTMQVRRFTATGKASRAAISPDGKYVVHVLIDAGKQSLLIRQVTDSNNVEIVPPSDLLYRGLTFSRNGTSVYFVAQERTDPIQSLYQVPVLGGTPKKVLRDIDSPVAISPDGKQLAFIRRLRGKGEDQLMLANADGSNIRTLSSRKGADFYNIAGLDWSPDGKLIACPAGSNSGVRHMFVAEINVATGQEKPLSPTKWANVGRVSWVHDGKGLVIGAMEQGSSLTQIWFVPYPGGQIQRITNDLNDYRDMLLTDDSRSLVAVQTEAQVNVWLTAISDPQHSRQLTEGIGQRSGERGLTWMPNGNLVYISRASGSADIWLMDQEGKSQQQLTTAETRAEIYPEVTLDGRYIVFVSTRTGNSHLYRLDLSTGDQVQLTFGVSEEFPAISADGKWVIYNSTASSKFTLWRVSIDGGPPVQLNDQLTQWPTVSTDGQRIACWYRAEPSAPWKVALIPITGGQPETIIDLPNADMAFPVRWTPDGKGISFVSTRNGISNIWLHFFEGGEPKQLTQFTSDQIFWFDWSRDGKQLATSRGRVANDVVLISDLK; from the coding sequence ATGGGTGAGGTCTATCTGGCGCAAGACACCCGGCTGGGTCGCAAGGTTGCCATCAAACTCCTGCCTTCGCAATTTTCACAAGACAAAGAACGGTTGCGCCGCTTCGAGCAGGAAGCCTTTGCTGCCTCGGCATTGAATCATCCGAACATCATCACCATTTACGAAGTCGGTCAGGCAAATACCGAAGCCGGGAATTGCCTTTTTATCGTCACTGAATTTATCGAAGGGCAGACCTTACGACGAAAAATGGCTGGCGGAAAGATCCCCGTCAACGATGTTCTGGAAATTGCTTCGCAGATTGCCAGCGCGCTTTCCGCCGCGCATAACGCCGGAATCATTCACCGCGACCTGAAACCGGAAAACCTGATGATCCGCCCGGATGGGTACGTCAAGATGCTGGATTTCGGATTGGCAAAATTGACCGAATCATTCAGCCCCGACCTGACCGGAGGCATGTTTGACACCCGGATTGATTCCAGCGAATTCAGAAACTATCCCGAATATGCCACTTCGGTCGGAGACACGACCTCTATGTCAGCGTCTGCCGAAGAACAACATACCGCAGAGCCTCCCGCCACTTCGCTGAAACAAACCGTTCCCGGCGTGGTGATGGGTACGGCTCAGTATATGTCGCCGGAACAGGCTCGCGGCCAGCGTGTAGATTGGCGAACCGATCTGTTCAGCTTTGGAATTGTGCTGTATGAAATGTTGGCTGGCCGTGCGCCCTTTGTGGGCACCTCGCCCAAAGAAATCGTTGCGGCAATTTTGCATAACGAACCGATGCCGCTGTCAAACTATTTGCCGGAAATCCCCGAATCGCTGGAATGGATCATCTCCAAAGCTCTGGTCAAAGATCGTGAGGAGCGCTACCAAACGGCGCGCGAAATGCTGAATGATTTCAAACGACTTCAGCGCCGACTGGATGTTGAACGAGAACTTTCACGTTCCTTCATAGCACCTGTCGAAGAAATTCCCGGTACAACCACTGAAAAGAACCGCATTCGTCCCGATAGCGACAAATTCAGCGGAAACACAACGCAAGAATTGAATCTGGCGACCGGCGTCATCAAACAATCCAGCGGCCTGTTTGCCCACCTGTCCGGCAAAGGCCCAAAAAACAGGTTTGTCAATCCTCTGTTCATCGCCCTGGCATTGACGACTTTGCTGGCCGTTACTTTCAGCATTTATACCTACCTGAGTTCACGCAAAACAGTTCGCACGCCGTTTCAAACCATGCAAGTGCGACGGTTCACGGCGACCGGCAAAGCTTCTCGTGCGGCTATTTCTCCGGATGGCAAATATGTCGTCCACGTTTTGATTGATGCGGGCAAACAAAGCCTGTTGATTCGACAAGTCACGGATTCAAACAACGTCGAGATCGTTCCCCCGTCCGATTTGCTGTATCGAGGTTTGACGTTTTCGCGCAACGGAACCAGCGTTTATTTTGTCGCACAGGAACGAACCGATCCAATTCAATCGCTTTATCAGGTTCCAGTGCTGGGGGGAACGCCCAAAAAAGTCCTGCGCGATATTGATTCGCCTGTGGCCATTTCGCCGGACGGAAAACAGTTAGCGTTCATTCGCCGGCTGCGCGGCAAAGGCGAAGATCAATTGATGCTGGCCAATGCCGATGGCAGCAACATTCGAACCTTGTCTTCGCGCAAAGGCGCTGACTTTTACAATATCGCGGGCCTGGATTGGTCGCCCGATGGAAAATTGATCGCTTGCCCTGCTGGGTCGAATTCCGGCGTGCGGCACATGTTTGTCGCCGAAATCAATGTCGCCACCGGGCAGGAAAAGCCGCTTTCTCCAACCAAATGGGCAAACGTCGGTCGAGTTTCATGGGTGCATGACGGCAAGGGGTTGGTAATCGGCGCAATGGAGCAAGGGTCTTCATTGACACAAATCTGGTTTGTGCCCTATCCCGGCGGCCAGATTCAGCGAATCACTAACGATTTGAACGATTATCGAGACATGCTTCTGACTGACGATTCGCGCTCGCTGGTTGCCGTCCAAACCGAAGCGCAGGTCAATGTCTGGCTAACGGCGATCAGCGATCCGCAGCATTCCAGACAACTCACCGAAGGCATCGGCCAGCGCAGCGGCGAACGCGGATTGACCTGGATGCCGAATGGAAATCTGGTGTACATCTCCCGCGCCAGCGGCAGTGCCGATATTTGGCTGATGGATCAGGAAGGCAAATCGCAACAACAATTGACGACGGCGGAAACGCGCGCGGAGATTTACCCGGAAGTGACGCTCGATGGTCGCTATATCGTGTTCGTTTCCACGCGTACTGGAAATTCGCATCTCTATCGGTTGGATTTATCTACAGGCGATCAAGTCCAACTGACCTTTGGCGTCAGCGAAGAGTTTCCAGCCATTTCCGCCGACGGGAAATGGGTGATTTACAATTCCACCGCTTCCAGCAAATTCACGCTGTGGCGGGTTTCGATTGATGGCGGCCCCCCTGTGCAATTGAACGATCAGCTTACGCAATGGCCAACGGTTTCTACGGATGGTCAGCGCATTGCCTGTTGGTACCGGGCTGAGCCGAGCGCGCCCTGGAAAGTCGCGCTGATTCCGATCACGGGCGGGCAGCCGGAAACCATCATAGATCTGCCGAATGCGGATATGGCTTTTCCGGTACGCTGGACGCCTGATGGCAAAGGAATCAGTTTCGTTTCCACACGCAATGGAATTTCCAACATCTGGTTGCATTTCTTTGAAGGCGGCGAGCCAAAGCAGTTGACTCAATTCACCTCCGACCAAATCTTCTGGTTCGATTGGTCGCGCGATGGCAAACAACTCGCCACTTCGCGCGGCAGAGTCGCGAACGACGTTGTCCTCATCAGCGATCTGAAATAA
- a CDS encoding response regulator transcription factor: MNRKVLIVEDDQAMAVALSDGFAYEGYNVQVARDGSDGLKLAGDRELDLIVLDVMLPKMSGFDVCKQLRGAGNETPIIMLTARGQEIDKVVGLKIGADDYVTKPFSFMELMARVEALMRRSHRKPEISTDEFTFGDINVNFKRFEVTKAGEPLEMSPREFNILKYFIEHKGEVVTRDQLLDSVWGYGSFPLTRTVDMHIAKLRQKIEDSPHDPKHVITVHRVGYKFVV, translated from the coding sequence ATGAATAGAAAAGTTTTGATTGTTGAAGATGACCAGGCAATGGCCGTTGCGTTGAGTGACGGGTTCGCATACGAGGGGTACAACGTCCAAGTCGCTCGTGACGGATCGGACGGATTAAAACTGGCTGGCGACCGGGAGCTGGATTTGATCGTGCTGGACGTTATGCTGCCCAAAATGAGCGGTTTCGATGTGTGCAAACAACTGCGCGGCGCAGGCAACGAAACGCCGATCATTATGTTGACGGCGCGCGGCCAGGAAATTGACAAGGTCGTTGGCTTAAAAATCGGCGCGGATGATTACGTCACCAAACCCTTCAGCTTCATGGAGTTGATGGCGCGCGTCGAAGCCCTGATGCGCCGTTCGCACCGTAAACCGGAAATCTCGACTGATGAATTCACCTTCGGAGACATCAACGTCAACTTCAAACGCTTTGAGGTAACCAAGGCCGGAGAGCCGCTGGAAATGTCTCCGCGCGAATTCAACATCCTGAAATACTTCATCGAACACAAGGGCGAAGTCGTCACCCGCGATCAGTTGCTGGATTCGGTCTGGGGTTACGGCAGCTTCCCGCTGACGCGCACCGTGGATATGCACATCGCCAAGTTGCGGCAAAAAATCGAAGATTCTCCGCACGATCCCAAACACGTCATCACAGTGCATCGCGTCGGATATAAATTCGTGGTTTAA
- a CDS encoding sigma-54-dependent Fis family transcriptional regulator has protein sequence MANEAALRTVEVENAPQPRPALTLVNQRAISYDSYESFVGVSQNVNDLKNFIGLQATQSLPVLLIGERGLRQEQVARVLHQASAQWSQPFFAVNAHGLSGEALHNLLFGPHGMIETVKQGTIYINEMTHLPLLLQQRFAVYLEENRWRERGGTNGRQRLIFASEWNPADRTAENRIAFGLVEMLRSSSFMIKPLRERSEDIQYLAKHLLGKLTQRLHKSEHEITPAALHALQEYAWEGNIDELESVLESAMNCLPPPQIDETVLPSRIRYARLKSLPPEGVDLPEIVDDFERNLIATALSQCGNSQTKASKLLGLRVQTLNMKLKRYADQGRPLL, from the coding sequence ATGGCAAATGAAGCTGCGTTGAGGACAGTTGAAGTGGAAAACGCTCCGCAACCGCGCCCTGCGTTAACGCTGGTAAATCAGCGCGCCATTTCTTACGACAGTTATGAAAGCTTCGTCGGCGTCAGCCAGAACGTCAACGACCTGAAGAATTTTATTGGTTTGCAGGCGACGCAATCCTTGCCGGTGTTACTGATCGGTGAACGCGGGTTGCGCCAGGAACAGGTAGCGCGCGTGTTGCATCAGGCCAGTGCGCAATGGTCGCAACCGTTTTTTGCGGTGAATGCGCACGGGTTGAGCGGAGAAGCGCTGCACAATTTGTTGTTTGGTCCGCACGGCATGATTGAAACCGTCAAACAGGGAACGATTTACATCAACGAGATGACGCATCTTCCGTTGTTGTTGCAGCAACGCTTTGCCGTGTACCTGGAAGAAAATCGTTGGCGCGAACGCGGCGGAACGAACGGACGGCAACGGTTGATTTTTGCCTCCGAATGGAACCCGGCGGATCGAACGGCGGAAAACCGGATCGCTTTCGGATTGGTTGAGATGCTCCGATCTTCCAGCTTTATGATCAAACCGCTGCGCGAGCGCAGCGAAGATATTCAGTACCTGGCCAAGCATCTGTTGGGCAAACTGACGCAGCGATTGCACAAAAGCGAACACGAAATTACTCCCGCAGCCTTGCATGCGCTTCAGGAATACGCCTGGGAAGGAAATATTGACGAGCTTGAATCCGTGCTGGAAAGCGCCATGAATTGTCTGCCGCCGCCCCAGATTGACGAAACAGTCTTGCCCTCGCGGATACGATATGCGCGGCTGAAATCGTTGCCGCCGGAAGGCGTTGACCTGCCGGAAATTGTGGATGATTTTGAGCGCAACTTGATTGCGACAGCCTTAAGCCAATGCGGCAACAGTCAAACCAAAGCTTCCAAGTTGCTTGGGCTGCGTGTGCAAACACTGAACATGAAGTTGAAGCGGTACGCAGACCAGGGGCGGCCGTTGCTCTAA
- a CDS encoding tetratricopeptide repeat protein, whose protein sequence is MLDSKLILRAGLLFCLVATVSAQDQSPRQITAASYIERGNQWMKKGNLERAIADFDLAIASDPLGAVAYYNRGFARKQAGDAVGALSDYNKAVELNPDYADAYLNRGVLCYEQGERDAAFNDFSRVIELTPRDSRAWSNRGKMHAEEGEWGAALSDLNQAIKLNSHSLDAWSHRCFVHYMQGEADAAIADCNRAIKLDANDFAAWNNRGGAWLIKGDYERALSDLTHGIALNSQRPTAWANRGVAWGFKGDLMRAVADFDQALKLDPQFAKAYCGRGLALLRQEKLPEAEADFAHCRALGGQVTPKSEELLKEMKSRLNKQ, encoded by the coding sequence ATGCTCGATTCCAAACTCATTCTCCGCGCCGGCCTGCTGTTTTGTTTGGTGGCAACTGTGTCGGCTCAAGATCAGTCTCCGCGCCAAATCACTGCCGCTTCTTACATCGAACGCGGTAATCAATGGATGAAGAAAGGCAACTTGGAGCGCGCCATCGCCGACTTCGATCTGGCGATTGCTTCTGACCCGCTCGGCGCTGTTGCTTATTACAATCGCGGTTTCGCGCGGAAGCAAGCGGGCGATGCGGTGGGTGCGCTCAGCGATTACAACAAAGCCGTTGAACTGAACCCAGACTACGCCGATGCTTATCTCAATCGGGGTGTCCTTTGTTACGAACAAGGCGAGCGGGACGCGGCTTTCAATGATTTCAGCCGCGTCATCGAATTAACCCCGCGCGATTCGCGTGCATGGAGCAACCGAGGCAAGATGCATGCGGAGGAAGGCGAATGGGGCGCTGCACTTTCCGACCTGAATCAAGCGATCAAGCTCAACTCGCACAGTTTGGATGCTTGGAGCCATCGTTGCTTCGTGCATTACATGCAGGGCGAAGCGGACGCGGCGATTGCCGATTGCAACCGCGCAATCAAGTTGGATGCGAATGATTTTGCTGCCTGGAATAACCGCGGGGGCGCGTGGTTGATAAAAGGGGATTACGAGCGTGCCTTAAGCGATTTGACGCATGGGATCGCTCTCAATTCGCAACGACCCACTGCTTGGGCTAACCGCGGCGTTGCTTGGGGGTTCAAGGGGGACCTGATGCGAGCGGTGGCCGATTTCGATCAGGCGCTGAAGCTCGATCCGCAATTTGCCAAAGCCTATTGCGGGCGCGGCCTGGCGCTGTTGAGGCAAGAAAAACTGCCGGAAGCCGAAGCGGACTTTGCGCACTGTCGCGCGCTTGGCGGGCAGGTAACACCCAAATCCGAAGAATTATTGAAAGAAATGAAATCGCGCTTGAATAAACAGTGA
- a CDS encoding AhpC/TSA family protein, which translates to MAFAANSGAVSNPPAVGDKAPDFTLSTIQGKRAQLSELTAKSPIVLVVLRGFPGYQCPLCNQQVHNYLKQSQDFANAGARIVLVYPGPADNLGDRATEFLADKKLPDNFELLLDPGYEFTNLYGLRWDTPKETAYPSTFLIDQKGIVFFAKISKTHGGRATASELLEALTKKKM; encoded by the coding sequence ATGGCTTTTGCGGCCAATTCAGGGGCTGTATCCAACCCGCCTGCGGTCGGCGATAAAGCGCCGGATTTTACCCTGTCAACAATTCAAGGAAAGCGGGCCCAGCTATCCGAACTCACGGCGAAATCGCCAATTGTGCTGGTCGTGTTGCGCGGCTTTCCCGGATATCAGTGTCCGCTTTGCAATCAACAAGTGCATAACTATTTGAAACAATCTCAGGATTTTGCGAACGCAGGAGCGCGCATTGTGTTGGTTTATCCTGGGCCGGCAGACAATCTGGGCGACCGCGCGACAGAGTTTTTGGCAGATAAGAAATTGCCAGACAATTTCGAGCTGTTGCTGGATCCGGGATATGAATTTACGAACCTGTACGGATTGCGTTGGGATACGCCCAAAGAAACTGCTTACCCTTCCACTTTTCTGATTGATCAAAAGGGCATTGTCTTCTTCGCAAAAATCAGCAAAACCCATGGCGGGCGAGCCACTGCTTCGGAATTGCTTGAGGCATTGACGAAAAAGAAGATGTAG
- a CDS encoding PIN domain-containing protein, giving the protein MLYLADTNIILRLAEPSHPMHADTLAGLAVLRSKGDIGCIIPQNIIEFWNVATRPAKYNGLGFSQLQTQAEVQKVESLFQIVFDAPGIYAEWKRLVIAHAVEGKEVHDARIVAAMHVHKISQLSTFNTDDFKRFTNITAVSPVELQRN; this is encoded by the coding sequence ATGCTCTATCTGGCGGACACCAACATTATTCTGCGATTGGCCGAACCCAGTCACCCAATGCATGCCGATACACTGGCTGGGCTTGCGGTGTTGAGATCAAAAGGCGACATTGGCTGCATCATCCCGCAAAACATCATCGAGTTTTGGAACGTTGCTACTCGTCCAGCCAAATACAATGGACTTGGATTTTCACAGCTACAAACCCAAGCGGAAGTCCAAAAGGTCGAAAGCCTTTTCCAAATAGTTTTTGATGCCCCCGGAATTTATGCTGAGTGGAAACGGTTGGTGATTGCTCACGCAGTCGAAGGCAAGGAAGTTCACGACGCCCGAATCGTTGCGGCAATGCATGTTCATAAAATCAGCCAGCTTTCGACCTTCAACACAGATGACTTTAAGCGCTTTACTAATATCACTGCTGTAAGTCCGGTGGAACTCCAAAGGAATTGA